One region of Deltaproteobacteria bacterium CG11_big_fil_rev_8_21_14_0_20_49_13 genomic DNA includes:
- a CDS encoding site-2 protease family protein encodes MAERLPFLLIFYPVFLISLSCHEAAHAWMSNRFGDPTARLLGRISLNPLPHMDIIGTVFLPIFGILTGAPVIGWGKPVPVNPYNLRDPRKDELFISVMGPTSNIVLALVFAGLGRLVAHYFNNMPPESIMAFPTEALGIAFTACYMGVRLNLALAIFNMIPLYPLDGGGVIRGLLPDNMVMAYDRIARQGMFLILILFVSGLLKFIFIPVQIVSRVLLPM; translated from the coding sequence ATGGCCGAAAGACTACCGTTTCTTCTAATATTCTATCCTGTTTTTTTAATTTCTCTTTCATGCCACGAAGCTGCGCATGCATGGATGTCCAACAGATTTGGCGATCCGACGGCAAGGCTTTTGGGCAGGATTTCTCTGAATCCGCTTCCCCATATGGATATTATCGGAACGGTATTCCTTCCGATATTCGGAATATTAACTGGTGCACCGGTCATCGGCTGGGGAAAGCCGGTACCTGTGAATCCATATAATCTTAGGGATCCCAGAAAAGACGAGCTTTTCATATCGGTCATGGGGCCGACAAGTAACATTGTGCTGGCCCTTGTCTTTGCCGGACTCGGAAGGCTTGTCGCTCATTATTTTAACAATATGCCGCCGGAAAGCATAATGGCATTCCCTACAGAGGCCCTTGGGATAGCATTTACCGCCTGTTATATGGGAGTAAGGCTCAATCTTGCGCTTGCGATATTTAACATGATCCCCCTTTATCCACTCGATGGAGGCGGGGTGATAAGAGGGCTTTTGCCAGATAATATGGTGATGGCGTACGACAGGATAGCAAGGCAGGGCATGTTCTTGATACTTATTCTATTTGTATCGGGACTTTTAAAATTCATATTCATCCCTGTACAAATCGTGTCGAGAGTGCTATTGCCGATGTAG
- a CDS encoding tRNA (N6-isopentenyl adenosine(37)-C2)-methylthiotransferase MiaB (catalyzes the formation of 2-methylthio-N6-(dimethylallyl)adenosine (ms(2)i(6)A) at position 37 in tRNAs that read codons beginning with uridine from N6-(dimethylallyl)adenosine (i(6)A)) yields the protein MPEKSKTYGKFAPRVYIRTFGCQMNVHDSERISEILSGMGLGPAGDDKDADIILFNTCTVRDHAHHKAISEIGRAIFKKKRKKDLIVGVCGCVAQEEKENLFRIYPELDIVFGPDQITRLPELLNEVIPLPASCFMPRCAEAGGRKQEARKTIATELIDDPDEYKWLFHDSQTPAIDQSISKFVTIMKGCNNKCSFCIVPFVRGSEVSKPSDDIVSEIKGLVAKGVKEVTLLGQNVNSYNGAYRPERSEGSGEHNLTEQDPSGLSPSMTNTVSPFVLLLQKISSETDILRIRYTSPHPKDLCDDLINEHAANPKLCSHMHLPLQAGSDRVLRMMKRSYNKKQFIERSLKLRERAVGIDITTDIIVGFPGETHEDFLKTLEVVKEVSFDGMFAFKYSPRHGTVAAEIEDDVPQKEKEGRLARLLELNADIWKQKTARLVGTTQQVLVEGASKKSTYAPFDPAQGTLTHSSTYALQMSGRTFGSKIVNFAGNLEQVGSIVPVTIVSAGPNSLKGELRV from the coding sequence ATGCCTGAAAAATCAAAGACTTATGGAAAATTTGCGCCCAGAGTATATATCCGTACCTTTGGTTGCCAGATGAACGTTCACGATTCGGAGCGGATCTCGGAGATACTCTCCGGCATGGGTCTTGGACCAGCCGGTGATGACAAAGATGCGGACATAATCCTTTTCAACACCTGTACGGTTCGTGACCACGCCCATCACAAGGCGATATCGGAGATAGGCAGGGCGATTTTCAAAAAGAAAAGAAAGAAGGACCTGATCGTCGGTGTCTGCGGGTGTGTCGCTCAGGAGGAGAAGGAGAATCTTTTCAGGATATATCCGGAGCTGGATATCGTATTCGGGCCGGACCAGATCACACGCTTACCGGAGTTGCTTAATGAAGTTATCCCGCTTCCTGCCTCGTGCTTCATGCCTCGGTGCGCAGAAGCAGGAGGCAGGAAACAGGAAGCACGAAAGACCATTGCAACCGAACTTATTGATGATCCAGATGAATATAAATGGCTCTTTCACGATAGCCAGACACCGGCCATCGATCAGAGTATCTCGAAGTTCGTGACCATAATGAAAGGATGCAACAACAAATGCAGCTTTTGTATCGTTCCTTTCGTCCGCGGGAGCGAGGTGAGCAAACCGTCAGATGATATCGTCTCTGAAATTAAGGGGCTTGTTGCCAAAGGCGTTAAGGAGGTGACGCTTTTGGGGCAGAACGTTAACTCGTACAATGGAGCGTATCGTCCTGAGCGTAGCGAGGGATCCGGTGAACATAATTTAACCGAACAGGATCCTTCGGGCCTCTCCCCCAGTATGACAAACACAGTGTCTCCATTTGTTTTATTGCTTCAAAAGATCTCCTCCGAAACCGACATCCTCCGCATTCGTTACACAAGCCCTCATCCAAAGGACCTGTGCGATGACCTGATAAATGAACATGCCGCGAATCCAAAACTGTGCAGTCATATGCATCTTCCTCTGCAGGCCGGTTCGGACAGGGTGTTGCGGATGATGAAGCGTTCGTACAATAAGAAGCAGTTCATAGAAAGATCGCTGAAGCTTCGTGAACGGGCGGTTGGAATAGACATCACGACCGACATCATAGTCGGGTTTCCAGGCGAGACGCATGAAGACTTTCTAAAAACTCTCGAGGTGGTTAAAGAGGTCTCCTTCGACGGCATGTTTGCATTCAAATATTCGCCGCGCCACGGAACCGTGGCCGCTGAAATTGAAGACGATGTCCCGCAAAAAGAAAAAGAAGGGCGTCTCGCGCGACTTTTAGAGCTCAACGCAGATATCTGGAAGCAGAAGACCGCAAGGCTTGTCGGGACCACGCAGCAGGTCTTGGTCGAAGGCGCAAGCAAGAAGTCAACTTACGCACCCTTCGACCCTGCTCAGGGCACGCTTACGCACTCAAGTACTTACGCACTTCAAATGTCCGGCAGGACATTTGGCAGCAAGATCGTAAATTTTGCTGGCAATTTGGAACAAGTTGGGTCTATAGTTCCCGTAACGATAGTCAGTGCGGGACCCAATTCTCTTAAGGGAGAATTGAGGGTTTAG
- a CDS encoding teicoplanin resistance protein VanZ, with the protein MEYNMSFLKNWTPVAIWAGFIFYMSGKEGVNLPSFPYSDKMIHICVYAMFGFFVARALARAHGLEAYKIIIITALLAGFYGMTDEIHQTFVSTRSAELLDLIADFLGGFLGSLFPTFSISTSQRHLT; encoded by the coding sequence ATGGAATATAATATGTCATTTTTGAAAAACTGGACGCCGGTTGCCATTTGGGCCGGTTTTATATTCTACATGTCGGGAAAAGAAGGGGTCAATCTCCCGTCCTTTCCCTATTCAGATAAGATGATACACATCTGCGTCTATGCCATGTTTGGGTTCTTCGTCGCCAGGGCATTAGCCAGGGCTCATGGCCTTGAGGCTTACAAAATAATCATCATAACAGCGCTTCTTGCCGGATTTTATGGCATGACCGACGAGATCCATCAGACCTTTGTCTCCACCCGCTCTGCGGAGTTGCTTGATCTTATCGCAGACTTTCTTGGAGGTTTCTTAGGCTCGCTGTTCCCTACTTTTTCAATATCCACTTCACAGCGTCACTTAACATAA